CCGAGGTGCGCCGCCTTGCCTGCTGGGCGCTCTCGACGGTCGGCGGAGCGCAGGAGCTCGAGTCGCTGCGCCGGATCGCCGATGACGACGCCTCTGCGCGCGTGCGGGAGGCGGCGCGGCTGGCTGTTGAGGCGCTCGAGAAGGCGCCGGCGCGCTCCGACGAGCCGCCCGAGGACGAGTGACCGGCGGAGGCCGTATCCCTACTTCTTGATCGACGCCTTGAGGAAGTCGCGGTTCATGGTGGCGATGAAGTCGAGCTTGAGCTCCTTGGGGCAGGCGCCCTCGCACTCGGCGTGGTTCGAGCACGCGCCGAAGCCCGCCTTCTCCATCGCGGCGATCATGTCCTTCGCGCGGTCGAGCCGCTCGGCCTGGCCCTGGGGCAGGGCGCCGAGCTGCGCGATCTTGCCGGAGGTGAACAGCATCGCCGACGCGTTCGGGCACGCGGCCACGCACGCGCCGCAGCCGATGCACGCCGCGGCGTCCATCGCCCGATCCGAGTCCGCCTTCGGCACCGGGGTCGAGTTCGCCTCGGGCGCGCTGCCGGTCCGGATGGAGATGTAGCCGCCCGCCGTGATGATCGCGTCGAACGCGTTGCGATCCACGACGAGATCGCGGATCAGCGGGAACGCCTTGGCGCGGAACGGCTCGACGTAGATCCTCGACCCGTCGTCGAACTCCCGCATGTGGAGCTGGCACAGCGTCGTGCCCTTCTGGTGGCCGTGCGCGTAGCCGTTCACGACGCAGCCGCACATGCCGCAGATCCCCTCGCGGCAGTCGTGATCGAACGCGATCGCCTCCTCGCCCTTCTCGATCAGCCGCTCGTTGACGATGTCGAGCATCTCGAGGAACGACGCGTCCGAGCTGATGTCCTTGGCCTCGAAGTCCACGAGGCGGCC
This Pseudomonadota bacterium DNA region includes the following protein-coding sequences:
- a CDS encoding succinate dehydrogenase/fumarate reductase iron-sulfur subunit — protein: MDFTLKVWRQKGPSDKGRLVDFEAKDISSDASFLEMLDIVNERLIEKGEEAIAFDHDCREGICGMCGCVVNGYAHGHQKGTTLCQLHMREFDDGSRIYVEPFRAKAFPLIRDLVVDRNAFDAIITAGGYISIRTGSAPEANSTPVPKADSDRAMDAAACIGCGACVAACPNASAMLFTSGKIAQLGALPQGQAERLDRAKDMIAAMEKAGFGACSNHAECEGACPKELKLDFIATMNRDFLKASIKK